In the genome of Planctomyces sp. SH-PL62, the window GGGATCCGCTCGCGGATCACCGAGCGGCCGTAATCGTCGAATACGCCGGGATAGTAGATCGCCGCGCCGGGGGCGAGCGGGCAGAAGCAGGTGTCCAGGTGGTAGTAACGCGGGTCCACCAGCTCCATCGGCAGGACCTCCACACCCAGGCGCTCGCCGATCCACTGATGGCTCTGGACGTCGCTGCGGAAGCGATAGCCGGCGAACAGGGCCTCGCCGCAGAAGAGGGCGTCGCCGGCCCCCTCGAAGTTCATCCCCTCGGGGAGCGATAGGATCTCGAAGCCCTCGGTACGCCCCCAGGCCTCGAAGTGGGGAGACTCCCCCTGGCGGACCCGGAACCGGAATCGCGAGGGCACGAACCGATCGCGATAGACCAGCCCGGCGTTCGCCGTGAAGACCAGATCGGGCAGCCCCGGAGCGGGCCGGATCCGCTCGATCTCGACTCCCAGCTCGAGCAGCGTCCCTTCCAGGGCCCGCCACTGGGCGCCGGCCCGCGCCGGGTCGCTCCCCTGGCGGACGTTCATCCACGGGTTGATCTCGTACTCGATCCCGAAGAAGTCGGGCGGGCACATCAGGATTCGCGGCGTCGAGATCGGGTTCGGGGCGACGTTCACGGCGGAGGCCCTTTCCGATGGGTCAGAGGCCGGAGGCACCCCGGTCGGCGGTCAGTTCGACGGCCAGCGAGCGGAGGAACGGCTCGACGTCCGTGACGATCCCGATCGTCTGGAACGAGCCCCGGTCGGCCAGCTTGGTCACGGTGGCGGGGTTGATGTCCACGCAGACGACCTTGACCCACGAGGGGAGCAGGTTGCCCGTGGCGATCGAGTGCAGGGCCGTCGCGATGCAGAGCGCGAAGCCGACCTCCCGCACGGCCTCCCGCATCCGGTCCTGCGCCTGGAGCGCGTCGGTGATCACGTCGGGCAGGGGGCCGTCGTCGCGGATCGAGCCGGCGAGGACGAGGTCGACCTCGTGCTTGACGCATTCGTACATGATGCCCGACGCGACGACTCCCCGGTCGACGGCGGCCTTCAGGCTCCCCAGCCGGCGGATCGTGTTGATGGCCCGCAGGTGGTGCTCGTGGCCGTGCTCCAGGCTCTCGCCGCGGGCGATCGAGACCCCCAGGCTGGTGCCGTAGAGGGCCTGTTCCACGTCGTGGGTCGCCAGCGCGTTGCCGGCGAACAGGGTCTGGATCCAGCCCTCGCGGATCAGCCGGGCGACGTGCGCCGCGGAGCCCGTGTGGACGATCGCCGGGCCGCCGACGAGCAGCACCTTCTTGCCCGCCGCGCGGGTCGCCCGGATGCCGTCGGCCACGCCTTGCAGGCTCACCGCCTTCGGCTTCTCGCTCGACACGTTGGAACTCATGAAGCCGAAGAGCGAGGTCTCGCGCGGCCGCTCCTCGGGCAGGACGCGGATCCCCGAATACCCGACGACGATCGGCGTCCCGAGCGCGACGTGGACCATCGGGATGCAGCGGGCGCGGGCGGCCTGGGCGTCGATCGCGATGCCGCAGTCCATCTCCTGATCCTCGACGTCGATCCAGACGCCGTTCACCCGGACCTGGGTCCGCTGGTTGGTCGTGCTGTAGAAGTCTTCCGGGAACGCCGTGGCGACGTCCGCCGGGACGACCCGAGCGTCTTCGAGGTTGACCGGCGAGGCCCCGTGCTCGACGAGGTCGCCGAGGATCTCGGCGAGCGCCCGGGGCGACCCGGCGCGGACGTCGATCCGGGCGTAGCTCGGGTCGGTGCGCCTCTCGCCGATGCGGCACTCGCGGATCTCGAACGCGCCTCCCATCTGGAGGATCCGGTCGAGGATCTTGGGGAGCAGCAAGGAGTCGATGATGTGCCCCCGGACCTCGATCTCCTCGGCCACCTCGGTCGTCCGCGTCTCGCGCCTGTTCTCCCTCTCCACGCCCGCCATCGCCTACCTCCGATCGCTCGGACGGCCCGTCCAGCTTCCGGGCCGGGGCGGGTCGGCTCGTCGCCCACGCCCATCACGACCCGGCCCCCCCCTCGATCATTCTAGCACTCCCGGTCGGTCGGACGAGTCGGCGCGGCGAAGGGCTTCGAAAAGAACTCGGCCGACGCCCCATCGTCATGGGACGCCGGTCGAGGCCTGCACGCCTTGGTAATCTGGCGGCCGTCGCGACGGCCTGTGATCGGGGGGGACGGGACGTCAGGGGGCGACGTGGACCGTCGCGGTGAGGTCGAGCGGGGGCTCGCCGGGGATGTCGGTCGAGACGCGGAAGACGTGCCGGAGATCGCCCCGGGTCGTCCCTTCGTCGGGCTTGTAGGCGACGGACAGGATGTGCATCGCCTTGCGGGAGCCGTCGGGGGGCGTCACCGAGAATCCGTCGCCGACGCCCTCGACGCCGGTGATGGCGAACGGCTGCGAGGCCCGGATGATGAACTTGCCCTGCTTCCCCTCGGCCGAGACCACCTCGCCCATCGTCAGGAGCGAGGGGGACGCCGACAGATCGCCGCGGACCCAGCCGGTCACCATGACGGGGACGCTGCGGGCCTCGCGATCGTTGCTCATCAACCGGATCTCGTCGCGGATCGGCCCGGCGGGGGCGTCGGGCTTGATGGCGACGTCCAGGCGGTACGACACCGCGCCGGCGGCGTCGCGCTTGGTCTCCACGAGCTGCGCCGTGATCGCCCGGCTGGCCGAGACCATCCGCTCGAACCGCCAGTTCGTCCCGTTGATCCGGTCGATCGTCAGGCTCTGGGCCCCGGCCTGACCCTTGACGACGGTGCCAAAGTCGATCGAGCCGGGATTCAGCACGATGTCGGCCAGGATGTGCGAGGTGACGTGCAAACGCACCTCGGCCTCGCGCCCGCTGGCCGTCACCAGCGTCGCGAACAGGATCGTGGCCTTCTCGCCCAGGAAGTTCCGCGTGTCCATCTGGGCTTCGACCACGGCCGACTCGCCGGGATTGACCGTCGAGGCGCTCGCCCGTCCGCTGGTGCAGCCGCAGGACGGCCGGAGATTGAGGATCGTCACCGGCTCTCCCAGGCGGTTGGTCAGCACGAACTCGTGCTTGACCTTGGCGCCCCGGGGGACCGGTCCGAAATGGTGGGCCTTCTCGGCGAACAGGGAGTCCGCCCAGTTCGCCGCGTGGGACGGCGAAACACCGATCAAGCACGCCGCCAAGCAGCCCGCGAGGGCCGCGATCATCCTGCGCCGAGTCATCATCGCCTCCTGCGACCCCAACCCTGGGCTTCTGAAGGGCGCCGAAGCTCCTTGGCCCTCCACTCGACTTTCAGTATCGGACGCAGGGACTCGGGCGCTCACGATGCGACGCGTCCCCTCATCAACCCGCCTCCGCATTGCGACGAATGAGACGGTTGTACGGACCGAACGCCCCGGCGCGCGTCCCGGGGCGGGGTCGGGATGCGTCGCTCCGCCCCGCGGCTCGATGTGGAGTCGGCGAGGCGGAGGATGGGCGGCGGCGGGTCAGCCGTCGTCGCCGATGGCATCGACAGGGCAGGACTCCAGCGCCTCGCGGCAGAGTTCCTCCTCCTCGGGGGTCTGGGGCTGGCGGGCCACGTAGCTGCGGCCCTCGTCCTCGTTCCGGGCGAAGACGCCGGGCGCGGTTTCGTGGCATAGGTCGCAGTCAATGCAGTTCTCATCGACGTAGAAGCGACCTGTTGCGTTCTCCGGGGATTTCAACGCGAGATCGGCCATGGCACTGCACCGCCCGTCTCGGGCGGGCCTCCCTGCTCCTCTTCAGCTCAGAACGGATGTTCTTCCAGGGCCGGTTTGAAAGCGACGCCGCCTTCGCGACCGGACCTCGCCTCCCAGTAGAAGAGGAAAAGCAGAATCGTGAAGAAGGCGGCGAAGACGTCCAGCACGGTATCGCATAGCGCCCGCGCCAGGGGGTCTTCGAGGATGCCCGCCGCTGACGCCAGGCGTCCCACGGCGAGCGAAAAGGCCGCGATCAGAAGAAACGCGGCCGTGGACGCCGCGACGATCAGCCAGGCCCGCCCCGAGACGAGTTCGGCGCTCCGTCGCCGCGTCTGCAGCAGGGGGGCGTCTTCGAGGACGGCCACCTCGTCGACCAGGCAGAAGCGGATCGTGAGCACGATCCCCGGCAGGAGCATCAGGGCGCGAATCGGCGGGGGAAGGCCCGGCAACAGGAACCCGACGCTCGCGATCAGGATGAAGAAGGCGGCCACCGCCCGGGAGGCGAGCACTCGCGGCCAGGAGTCGATCCCGGCGCGGGCGGCGTCCAGGAACGACGTCCGCCGGCCCCCCATGCGGGCGGCCAAAAGGGTGATGACGGCCGCCGCGTGGATCGGCCCGAAGAACTTGTCGACCAGCACCTTCAGCCGCAAGGCGGCGAACAGGTCGTTGGGATCGGCGTCGCGCGAGACGATCATCTCCACGGCCGCGTTCGACGGCAGCGCGATCATCAGGACCAACCCGGCGATCACCGGGAACTGCTCCAGGAGCAGGGCGAACGAGGCGTGGAGCTTCCCCGCGACGGTGGCGGGGACGATGAACGGCGCGGATCGCGCCTCCCCCGGCTCGGCGGGGGAGGCGTCCGGATCCGCGAAATCAGCGGGGGCCCCGACGCGGGCGTCGCAGTACGGGCAGCATCCCGCGCCCGCCTCGAGGCGTTCGCGAGTCAGCAGGGCCCGGCAGGATGGACATTCCCAAAAGCGCGACATACGACGGGGTCCCGGGGGCTCAGACGGTCTTGGCCTTGATCCACGGCATCAGGGCCCGCAGACGCTTGCCGACGACCTCGACCGGGTGCTGACGCTCCAGCTGCTTGCGGGCGTTGAAGTAAGGCCGGTTGGCCTTGTTCTCCAGGATCCACTCGCGAGCGAACTGGCCCGAGCGGATCTCCTTGAGCGCCCGTCGCATGGCGGCGCGGGTCTCCTCGGTGATGATCTGCTCGCCCCGGATGTAGTCGCCGTACTCGGCCGTGTTCGATATGCTGTACCGCATGTAATCGAGGCCGCCCTGATAGATCAGGTCGACGATCAGCTTCAGCTCGTGGACGCACTCGAAGTAGGCGCTCTCCTCCTGGTAGCCGGCCTCGACCAGCGTCTCATAGCCCATCTTCAAGAGGGCGCTGAGGCCGCCGCAGAGGACGACCTGCTCGCCGAACAGGTCGGTCTCGGTCTCCTCGGCGAAGGTCGTCTGGAGGACGCCGGCGCGGGCGCCGCCGATCCCCTTGGCGTAGGCCAGGGCCAGCGCCTTGCCCTCGGCCGAACAGTCGTCGGCGGTGGCGATGAGGCAGGGGACGCCGCCGCCACGGACGTACTCGCTGCGGACCAGGTGGCCGGGGCCCTTGGGGGCCACCAGGGCGCTGTCCACACCCTTCGGCGGGACGACCTGGCCGAAGTGGATGTTGAAGCCGTGGGAGCAGAGGAGCAGGTCGCCCGACTTCAGGTTGGGCTTCACGTCCTGGTTGTAGATGTCGCCCTGGACCTCGTCCGGGAGCAGCATGTTGACCAGGTCGCCCGCCGCCGCCGCCTCGGCCGCCGAGACCGGCTTGAAGCCGTGGTCCACGGCCAGGTCGTAATTCGCGGAACCCGGCCGCTGGCCGACGACCACGTTGCAGCCCGAGTCGCGCAGGTTCTGGGCGTGCGCGTGCCCCTGGCTGCCGTAGCCGATGATCGCCACCGTCTTGCCTTTGAGCAGCGAGAGATCGGCGTCCTGGTCGTAATACATCTGGGCGGGCATCAAGGTCTCCTCGTCGGCGTCGTCATCAACGGGTGAGGGGGAAGGAAAAAATCCCGGCGCCGGGCGTCCGGCGGCCGGGTTCGTTGCAAACGTGGGAACGCGTCGCGCCGGGTCGAAGGAGGTCCGACCCGGGGGACGGGATGGGTCAGAGTTCCGAGTGGCCGTGGACCATGGGCTCGGCGTCTTCGACCGGGGTGGGGGCGGGGGCGTCGGGCTCGTCGAACCGGGGGACGCCGCGG includes:
- a CDS encoding dimethylarginine dimethylaminohydrolase family protein; this translates as MNVAPNPISTPRILMCPPDFFGIEYEINPWMNVRQGSDPARAGAQWRALEGTLLELGVEIERIRPAPGLPDLVFTANAGLVYRDRFVPSRFRFRVRQGESPHFEAWGRTEGFEILSLPEGMNFEGAGDALFCGEALFAGYRFRSDVQSHQWIGERLGVEVLPMELVDPRYYHLDTCFCPLAPGAAIYYPGVFDDYGRSVIRERIPTLIEVRAEEAQSFSCNAVVVGRTVVLNRGAERLAEDLRRLGYATRPLDLSEFIKSGGSAKCLTLRIDGEEAAAWKTAAEAASPSP
- a CDS encoding TIGR00300 family protein, translating into MAGVERENRRETRTTEVAEEIEVRGHIIDSLLLPKILDRILQMGGAFEIRECRIGERRTDPSYARIDVRAGSPRALAEILGDLVEHGASPVNLEDARVVPADVATAFPEDFYSTTNQRTQVRVNGVWIDVEDQEMDCGIAIDAQAARARCIPMVHVALGTPIVVGYSGIRVLPEERPRETSLFGFMSSNVSSEKPKAVSLQGVADGIRATRAAGKKVLLVGGPAIVHTGSAAHVARLIREGWIQTLFAGNALATHDVEQALYGTSLGVSIARGESLEHGHEHHLRAINTIRRLGSLKAAVDRGVVASGIMYECVKHEVDLVLAGSIRDDGPLPDVITDALQAQDRMREAVREVGFALCIATALHSIATGNLLPSWVKVVCVDINPATVTKLADRGSFQTIGIVTDVEPFLRSLAVELTADRGASGL
- a CDS encoding DUF1573 domain-containing protein; the encoded protein is MTRRRMIAALAGCLAACLIGVSPSHAANWADSLFAEKAHHFGPVPRGAKVKHEFVLTNRLGEPVTILNLRPSCGCTSGRASASTVNPGESAVVEAQMDTRNFLGEKATILFATLVTASGREAEVRLHVTSHILADIVLNPGSIDFGTVVKGQAGAQSLTIDRINGTNWRFERMVSASRAITAQLVETKRDAAGAVSYRLDVAIKPDAPAGPIRDEIRLMSNDREARSVPVMVTGWVRGDLSASPSLLTMGEVVSAEGKQGKFIIRASQPFAITGVEGVGDGFSVTPPDGSRKAMHILSVAYKPDEGTTRGDLRHVFRVSTDIPGEPPLDLTATVHVAP
- a CDS encoding ferredoxin, whose protein sequence is MADLALKSPENATGRFYVDENCIDCDLCHETAPGVFARNEDEGRSYVARQPQTPEEEELCREALESCPVDAIGDDG
- the ilvC gene encoding ketol-acid reductoisomerase, whose protein sequence is MPAQMYYDQDADLSLLKGKTVAIIGYGSQGHAHAQNLRDSGCNVVVGQRPGSANYDLAVDHGFKPVSAAEAAAAGDLVNMLLPDEVQGDIYNQDVKPNLKSGDLLLCSHGFNIHFGQVVPPKGVDSALVAPKGPGHLVRSEYVRGGGVPCLIATADDCSAEGKALALAYAKGIGGARAGVLQTTFAEETETDLFGEQVVLCGGLSALLKMGYETLVEAGYQEESAYFECVHELKLIVDLIYQGGLDYMRYSISNTAEYGDYIRGEQIITEETRAAMRRALKEIRSGQFAREWILENKANRPYFNARKQLERQHPVEVVGKRLRALMPWIKAKTV